The sequence GCATCCAGGGCTGATCGTCTGTCTCAAAACACATGCTCCATGTGGGGATAAATGCGAATAGCCATGGCTCCCGTCAGCCTGTCATTATAACTGTACACACACATCTGTGATCCCAGCTGCAGAAATCCACTGTCCAGCCCAAATCACAGGTGTAAATGAGCTCTAAAGATCCAGTTTCCTTTGTACTTTGTTATTCCTGCAAATTTTTACTTACAGAATACATTGGTGTAAAATATTGCACACTTGGCATATTTAAAGGAAGCTTTATATACCATATTAGAGTCTAGGTCTAGAGTCTAGTCTAGAGTCCTTAGAATTGTTTGTTGCTTTCTTAAaaagagaaatatataaaaaaaaaaagtaaatcagcGCAAAATGCAAAACCCAAATGAAAGCTCAAGGGTCAAATCTCAAATCCCtcagataaatataaaaaagatgGTGCAGCGCTATACAAAAAGTCCAAATGTGAACAATAAAAACACCATCCATGGGATCTTCAATGTGCACAGCAGAACATGCAGAAGTCCTCGTGCAATGTGAAATCAACCTCCACCAAAAGATCAATTGGCCGCTCACCTAACAGAATGGACCCTGCTATGAAAGGGTCAATACAGCAATCCCCTCAGGGTATAATGGGTGATACTGGATCAAGATCCTTATGGGATTGATGGCGGTGTCACAAACGATGATATTCTCTCAGTGAAATATATGGCATGTAACAATAAATGATATACCATAGTGCTTGCCGTAATTAAAAGCAAGCACttcctaggaacacatttaaaagGAGAAGTAAGGGAATCCGTATTattcccccattttacttacctaggtggatgcagcatcagtccgatgctgAATCTGACCCTGGCGTCTCTGCACCGAGAACCAAGCCATCCAACATCGCCGATGGCTTGGTTCTCTCGGCTCCCCGAGCAGAGTGATGCTGCCTGTcagctgctctgctcctccacgctcattggagtgctGTGGAGGTGCAGGGAGCGCCcatctcagcggctcactgagaggctgagacagccaTCAGTCCAGACCTGGCAGAGCCAGACTTCCTAAATAATGATGAGGGGCCTGGACTAattccagtgacgtcagcagagacttcagaccgctcgctgctgaaaatgggtcacaggagtgcaaaactaattgcactcctgtgacccataggagaagcccaaccTAACAAGCTCAGGTTGGACTTCtcccttaaccctttgatcgcccccgatgttaaccccttccctgccagtatcagtacagtgtatatttttttagcactgatcactgttttagtgtcactggtgccaaaaatgtgtcaaaagtgtcagttcagTGTCCGATAGGTCCaccacaatattgcagtcctaCTATGAGTTGCtaatcgccattagtagtaaaaaatgaaaagaaaaaaaaaaaaagtttgtagaaGCTAAAACTTTTGCTTaaaccaatatacacttattgggattttattttttttttttaacaaacatatgcagcagaatacatattggcctaaactgatcaaATTGggggggtatgttttatagcatgttttaaaaatgttattttttcctaaattgtctgtcttttttttgtttatagagcaaaaaataaaaccgcaaaggtggtcaaatacccccaaaagaaagctctacctgTGTGACAAAACGTTTTATTTGGGTACgtcagtaacgcagtgccgtattgcaaaaaaaagcctgaagggggggggggtaaaccttccggagctgaagtggttaaagtacatgtAAAGTCTAACAGAACAAcattaacctctttcccaccgcgccatagacaaaagacgtctacagcgcggtggagttattctgggaggacgtccctgggacgtcctcccaaaaTACCCTcaactcgcgcgccccctggggcgcgctcccggaatcatctgtaagcgctgggtctagaagacccgcgcatcacagatcgtggtaaatcgccgctgatagcagcggtttaccacgtgatcgctccgtcaaatgatggagcgatcacttgtaaacaacccggtaatgacgccggttcctccctctcctctctgtaccgatcggtacagtgtgagaggagaggggggagaacggaggcagcagcagctgctgtggctggatctgtgacaaatgcagtcacagatccagccatccttccctgcgcaatactctgcaataaaatcaatactctgcaataaccccccatactctgcaatacccccataccccctatactctgcaataacccccccatactctgcaataaccccccccccactctgcaataccgccaatactccgcaatacccccaatacttgctaatatgacagaaacaagatttttttaaaaaaaaaattacagaattgtcagtgttttttcttttatagcgcaaaaaataaaaaacccagaggcgatcaaatacaaccaaaaacaaaaaaaaaagaaagctctatttgtggggaaaaaaggacaaaaatttcagatgggcacaatgttgtatgactgagtaattgtcattcaaattgtgagagcaccgaaagcttaaaattggtctggttaggaagggggtttaagtgcccagtgatcAAGAGGTTAAGTAGCTTTATTTGAAATAAAATGAATTAGTCCgactaaattacaaaaaaaataaaaaataaatccacatttgctgcaatactcaccttcaaTCCAGAGCTGTCTGTCACATTAAATCTTTACTGACACTAGACAGAGACAGACTTTTGGGTTGAATGACAGCCTCATTTAGTCCACTTTCCTTGAGCCCATGGCTGTCATGGAACCTGCCGCTTTATGGGGTTTTCATCACGCCAGCCTGGGCCCAGAGTACTAATGTACTGAATGGTGTTTACACATAATGCAAGTaatttttatacacacacacacacaatcgatTTATTAAAaatccttgcacagagcagccccggttCCATCTCCTCTCGGGTCCCCTCCCGGCACTCCTccttcctgctgagtgcccctatagcaagcctctcgctatgggggcacttgtggaCGATTGCCCCCTAGACCCCGACTCTGTGTCCATAAGCCCCCACTTCCTCCTCACTGGTTTTGATTGAAAGCAATGTGAGCCAAAGGtccctgctgtctctgagccaatgaggaggcagaaaGCCAAGACAACAGTTGCttctgtgcacatcgctggatctagattgggctcaggcaagtattaggggggctgtgggggaagctgcatactgaaggttttttttaacttcatgcaTAGAGACCTTCCTTCATGCATTTAGAAAGTAGGCTCTGTGAATTATGTAATGCAGAAGTACCTACTCACATGACATAGCGAATATATGTCACAGAAGTTAAATGTGTAGGCGTCTTCATAAAGTAAGCTTACAAACTCCAAGACCATTCAGAATAAAAGCAGTAGGCTAGAAAATGTGAAATACAAATTGGAAAATAATAtttcatttaaagtggatgtaaacctgattcatgaaatctgagctgggcacatatatctgcagtgttttcttatctctcttcaaaacaCTAATTCCCCATACACAtgagcggaatttccgccagcaaaagtctgatgtgagcttttcatcagaaattccgaccgtgtgtatgctccacacttttgctgtcggacattttctgtcagcaaacgtttgagagcaggttctcaatttttctgatggaaaaaattcctatcagaaaatctgtttgtctgtatggaattccgacggaaaaataaacacgcatgctcggaagaatttaacttattttttttgccttgtcgtagtgttgtacgtcaccgcgttcttaacgctccaaagttcagagaacttttgcgtgaccatgtgtatgcaagccaagcttgagcggaattttgtcggaaaaaacatccaacttttttccgacggaaattccatgtacagggcataagtcccgtagctgtctcctgctccgttcttctggtaacagcctgataacttctgacaagttctctttcAACCAAGATAAAAGAAgcctgagttttgtgttggggaggatgctataaagAGATTAGCGGAAAGCTGAACTATTCAACGAACAGCTCCGAAAGTCTCTACTTATGAGGAGAGGAGGTGTGTGACTTTccttcaatcagctgtcttggctgtacgCCCAGGCTTCAcagcagtgctgaacaggaagagaaaatcttccaaacacaatctgaactttctaaaaaatatataaagctaaagaaagcagatatacatgtaaaacttatgtagggaggttTGTTTTATCTCCgtttatcatctgaggctattcacttcactggctaTATGTGAGGGTTTTTATATAGGCTTTAATGATAAAGATGCTTAGATACACAAAGGTATGGAAGCCTTGAACCAAGGAGTAATAGCAGTTAAGTGAAAAACCCAATCAACACGAATCAAGATTTGTCCTGTCCTAAGAAAAGATAATGGATCTCTAGACAAATATTCAAAAGAGTACCTccattaaaattatttaaaatacgTGTTTAGACGTGAAATGCAGTTAAATGCATACAATTATTCTAATGACCTTATGTATGTACGGGTTTACATATGTACACACATAAAATCAGCAAATATGTAGGGCCCTCGGCACAACTGTCCCAATTTATTTTGTATGCCACCAAGCATGGCACGTATTTTGTAGACACAGCTGTGTGTATGGCCCCATTGTTTACTGTAGTGCTGCATGCATCCAAACATACCATTTTGAATACCCATGTCAATGAGCCCTCAGAGAACATAAAAACAAACCCGACGACAAAAAGCTCAGCCTTACAATAAAAGCTCAAAAAAGGAGCCTAAAATGAGAACTtcacattcatttaaaaaaaaaaaaattatatatatatatatatatatatatatatatatatatatatatatatatatatatatatatatatacacatatacatatatatatatatatatatatacacatatatacacatatatacacacacacatacatacacacacactaatatatatatatatatatatatatatatatatatatatatatatatatacacacacatacaaattatatatatatatatatatatatatatatatatatatatatatatatataatatatatatatatatatatataacacactctAGGACACACTCCCTCTGActtctgtatatacacacacacacacacacacacacgtgcacgCTTGTTTGATCTTTCTGGTGCACGCGCATTTTTTGACAGCTACAGCGGCTGCCGTTTTGAAATGCAATAGGAAATTATAATAACTATAAATTTCAAAATTGATTGATTGCCAATTGTAAAAGCTATATATATGCCTGGTTGtgcgattggctcactgattttatgTCTGGACTAAAATGTTAGGCATCCCCTGAAATAGGAATTTCATTTTTTGGTAAACTACCTCATAAGAATgaactacttttttttacatttttaatttagtGGTATgcgacatacaataaaaaaaaaaaaaaagataacttcaCAGAATAGGTGGTTCAAACAATGTAGCATATAAATGATCAGCATCTAATTGCATCTTACTAAAGGTAAGGACTCTTAGGGCAATTACAAGGGAATAGAGCTGTAGGTGTGCAGGGTACCCAGATACTTAGGAAGTGTAAAACTAGGGATCTGCATAGATGGGTTGTATAATTACTTGCATTCCAATAGGGGCAAGTCCCGTTATGCTTAAAAACAGTTATCAGAACGTGCAGGAATAGTAATGCGGGGTATCCCACTGGGGCTGAAATATACCAGTTTTTGAATTACATAGGAGAAAGTAAATAGAGGGGAAGGGCAaataaaggaggggggagagagaaaaaaaaaaaaaaatgacaaagctTCTGACAATCAATACGGCAAAACTATGTATAGCGTTGGTACTCCTTTGAGATGCGAAAACAGTTCCAATAAAAGCACCTAATCTTATGTTCCTCAAAGTTATCCCGAATAGTAGCAGTCAAATCTTCCATCCGTTCAATAAAATTAACTCTTGCGAACCAAAATGAACAACTTCTAAAGAAACGCAGACACTTAGAACATTGGGCATTCACCAGGTGGTTATAATGACCACAGACCCCCTAGTCAGGAATCAGTTAATAAAAAAAGGACACGGTGAAAAACACTTATTCCTTCAGAACAGAATACGGTAGaattctgcaacaaagtttgttaaaacccTTGCAATGTACACAGATCATCAAGAGAGATTGTCATTTTCTCAACAAAGGTGGAGTTGCACTTTAATCTGCATTTCAAATAAATATGTTCTACTTTAAGTTAAAAGAAGGATGAAGAAATGAAGGGTATACATTTAGAAAGCTGTGAATCAATTTCAGACTGTGTTCTTCTCCCTTTTGTTCCTTCGGAGCTTCCAGCTCTCTCCTACTTAAAGAGGCCCTATTGAGTCTCGTCAATGGAGCCTTTCTAAGCACTCTGTTCTGTTGTTATGGAAACTTTGAAGTGTGGGATTGCAATGTTTTTAGCGAAGCTGAGCATGATCATGTCTTCGGCAAAGTAACTGGCATGCCATAAAAGCACAAGATCTATCAAGAACAAACTATGCTACTTTCTGTCTGCATTACGTAAACAGAGAATATTTTAAGAAACCTCATTTTGGGTGCTGCAAGGTGTTTTACATGATCGTGTCAACCTAGCAAAACTTAAACAAATCTGAAATGAATGACAGAAGAAAAACTGAGCTAATAAAGAATATGTTATATTCAGATCAACCAGATGGAAATAGAAGTATGTGTGAAAATTGAACAGGAATTTAactatagggggaaaaaaataaataatcaggaTGTGTTGGCATATATCACTCCATATGACTCCTACATACAGTTATATGTTCTATTTTCCCATAATCCATCTACTGTACAGGGAGAATGTGACTTGGGCAGCTACTCAAACCAGATTTGTGTATACACACCGATTCATTGCACAAaggaaaatgcaataataaaaagctgcaatatatacaaaAACTGGAATTGTGTTGTTCATATTTTACACATCTTGGTTAATaagttttatttcatttcatgGTTTCTAAGCAGCATATAGAAAGGGAAAAGGGTAACAAGATTATTATttgatgttatttaaccactttccgaccgcctcatgtagatatacgtcagcagaatggcgtggacaggcacatcaacgtacctgtacgtgcctgcctagacgtgggtcccatcgcgaccccccccccccccgctacatgcggcggtcggatcccctcggggagcgatccgggacgacggcgcggctattcgtttatagccgctccgtcgcaatcgctccctggagctgaagagcggggagagccgtatgtaaacacggcttccctgtgcttcactgtggcggcgtatcgatcgagtgatcccttatataagggagactcgatcgatgacgtcagtcctacagccacacccccctacagttgtaaacacacacaaagtgaacactaactcctacagcgccccctgtggttaactcccaaactgcaactgtcattttcacaataaacaatgcaatttaaatgcattttttgctgtgaaaatgacagtggtcccaaaaatgtgtcaaaattgtccgaagtgtccgccataatgtcgcagtcacgaaaaaaatcgctgatcgccgccattagtagtaaaaaaaaaaataattaataaaaatgcaataaaactatcccctattttgtaaacgctataaattttgcgcaaaccaatcgataaacgcttattgcgattttttttaccaaaaataggtaaacgaatacgtatcggcctaaactgaggaaaaaaaaaaaattttagatatgtttttgggggatatttattatagcaaaaagtaaaaaatattgcatttttttcaaaattgttgctctatttttgtttatagcgcaaaaaataaaaaatcgcagaggtgatcaaataccaccaaaagaaagctctatttgtggggaaaaaaggatgccaattttgtttgggagccacgtcgcacgaccgcgcaattgtctgttaaagcgacgcagtgccgaattgtaaaaaccccttgggtcatttagctgcatattggtccggtccttaagtggttaagagagtcaATTAATGCAAGTGGAAGTGGACTATGTTCAATCAGTTACTAGGATTTTAAACCGCCCTCTTGTTAGTTTTGGATATAGTAGGGAAGGCTTCGGGTCTCTCAGGTTGTATTGCAGTGTCCACACCCCCCACCCCGCTAACCTTCCCCTTGGAGAGATTCATGCTGTATATTTGTTCTGGCGACCATGCTGTGATGAGAAGTCCAAAGGGGACCCTCAGTTCAGTGACAACTTTCTACAAAGGGATTGCctttcactttggagagattttatCTCACTTTCTGTTGTGCCTTTGGTacaaaaaccaaaaagaaaatccatccaatgggacacaaacagcacaaaaaaaagttttacaattcCCTACAACttccaaaaacaacaaaaaaaaaagttttcaatatAGATAGATACGCATACATGCACATATACTTTAACCTCTTAACTACTGCACTTTAGCCGAATGACGGATACAGTGCGGTCGCACATTTCCGGGAGGGCATCTATTGATGTTCTCCCGTGATCGCACTTCTCACACGCCCCCTGCGGCGCACATCGGCAGGGATCTgtgatcacagattggggtaaagagccaatcacagctactctttaccatgtgaccagctgtgtccaacCATAGCTGATCAAAGTGTAAACAGGATTTGCCAGTTTTGTCATTCTTCACTGCTAATCtgtacactgattatcagtgcaatcacaacagtgcccatcagtgctgtctttcagtgcccatcagtgaaggagaaaaattacttatttacaaaacttTATAAAGGAAActaagaaaatcttttttttccccccctttcaaaatgttgtgacttttttttttgcttgtttagcaaaaaataaaaaaacctaggggtgattaaataccaccaaaagaaatcggtttccaaaaagaaaaaaaaaaaaatataaaaatgttgctgggtacagtgttgtatgactgcacaattgtcattcagcgCTGCAAGCTGAAAAATTGCCCTGGACAAAAGGGGGGtggaagtgcccagtaggcaagaggTTAGGACACCTGCCTAGTGCCATAGGCCACACCCACACTGTAGCCACAGGAATAGTGGTCTGTATGTCAGGTGTGtgcgtgtgttgttttttttcccccaggagaACCACACATTTTACTTTCTATAATATGTGGAGCAGTTTGCAGGGTCAGATAAAATTGCCAGAAGAGCATATTTGATCATTTCCAGAGAAGAGCAGTACGAATATGAAAAATGTATTCCTATTGTATGTTACTGTATATGAATACCATTTCATAACAGATATAAATGGTTTTACTCACTTAGTTCCTCTCTgtgtttctctgtttgtgcaaAATATTGGCGCAGCTCTTCTGTGATCTCCATGTTACTCATATCACATTCTATTCCACCCTCTTCAGAATCGGTTGATGCAGCAGCTTCCTGCTCCATATCAGACTCAATTTCCTTTGAAGAAGATACCTTTAAACATGGACGTGGTCGGTGTGATTTCTTTTGAGATCCTGTGTAGATGCTTGGGCGAGAGGGTTCCCCTTCCCAATCAGCGTAGCGACTGGCTTGAAAGGTTTCAGCCATGTACCAGGGAGGATAATAGATAGATGCCACTGACATTCTGTATGCTCTCTTATGCTTGTACAGCCACTGCATTGCCTGACTGTAATGCTTCCAATACCTAGAATACACTCGGCCTGCATACCAAGGCTCTGTTTCTTGATGATATGTGCTTGCCTGGGAAGACACAAATAAAAAGTAGAGAAAATTACATACATGTAGACTGCAACGTACTTACAAAATGGTTTTGCATTTCAAGAAAGTTAGCAAGTGGCTTCCCCGTCAGCCTTGGCTAAAGGTACCATCATCATAGGCCGTCTTGGATACACCCAATCTGCATAACATGGATCCATATAAAAGAGAAGATGAACACAGACAATTGCTTCTTCCAACACATGTCACACTGAATTTTTCGGATTCAAGCTCTACCAATGCTCCACTCACACTTGCATGACTCATAAGTTGTGCAACTATGGCGTGCAAGTTTGGTGCCACTTTGGAtgcgactttggctttgaccagtgataatggacaactggtGCACAACCGTCACATGTAAAACATTCAGGTGCGACTTTTGAGGGTtaatattgaagtctatggcactcaAGTCAAATAAAAGtccgaccaaagtagtgcatgaactactttggaggctccattcacacttctaCGACTTTGACCAATAATAATGGACAACTATTGCACATAAAACATCCAGGTATGACTTTCATGTCACTTTTAAGGGTTAACAGTGAAGTATACAGTCCTCAAGTTGCATGGAAGTCAGACCAAAGTGTGCATGAACAACATTGAAGTCGCTGCAAATTTAAGtcacacatatatgaatggttatcattggcaGATGGAGTACAACTTGTCATCCAACTTCGATGACCAAAGTTGGAcgacaagtcgta comes from Rana temporaria chromosome 2, aRanTem1.1, whole genome shotgun sequence and encodes:
- the GEMIN8 gene encoding gem-associated protein 8 isoform X2 produces the protein MHSDHSPQLASTYHQETEPWYAGRVYSRYWKHYSQAMQWLYKHKRAYRMSVASIYYPPWYMAETFQASRYADWEGEPSRPSIYTGSQKKSHRPRPCLKVSSSKEIESDMEQEAAASTDSEEGGIECDMSNMEITEELRQYFAQTEKHREELKRQQQLDEEMQEQYVDAGHDLHVPTNRSTQPPSERPGERRRLEMKKLYGEEAAKIQGMETAIQLNFDRHCDKKQPKYWPIIPLKL
- the GEMIN8 gene encoding gem-associated protein 8 isoform X1, which encodes MLERLHRRFRKMHSDHSPQLASTYHQETEPWYAGRVYSRYWKHYSQAMQWLYKHKRAYRMSVASIYYPPWYMAETFQASRYADWEGEPSRPSIYTGSQKKSHRPRPCLKVSSSKEIESDMEQEAAASTDSEEGGIECDMSNMEITEELRQYFAQTEKHREELKRQQQLDEEMQEQYVDAGHDLHVPTNRSTQPPSERPGERRRLEMKKLYGEEAAKIQGMETAIQLNFDRHCDKKQPKYWPIIPLKL